The following proteins come from a genomic window of Tepidiforma thermophila:
- the menD gene encoding 2-succinyl-5-enolpyruvyl-6-hydroxy-3-cyclohexene-1-carboxylic-acid synthase — translation MSVARENTAAARALIGGLAASGVRHAVVTPGSRSTPLVFALADQCVITPYLVIDERSAGFFALGLARKSGRPVAIACTSGTAVANLFPAVAEANLSRVPIIALTADRPPRLREVGAAQTIDQVHLFGRHVRWSVDLPVPGPGAAAAFQAAGTRAVQASVAGLPGPVQVNVPFDEPLVEPPADHPAPYEPTPGDLPAPQLGVPERLVEYVAERVRAARRPLIIAGPETGGLPAEPLLRLAETLGAPILADPLSGLRAGVPDGAPVLDAFDAWLRSVPSPTPDFVLRFGAAPTSKALNQLLGGWSDAVHVLVDLPGGYREPNGTGSIVLTASPAAAAEALAAVPAQAEAGWRERWLEADRAARAALDAASREPCELFEGRVFTELRDLLPPGATLVAGNSMPVRDLDNFFGLRREPLDIAANRGANGIDGVISSAAGAAAAAVPTAVVVGDVSFLHDLNALWAAREHRLPLLIIVVNNDGGGIFHYLPQAAHTDAFERWFATPPGIEPGRAAALFDLPFCRAESWPAFREAVEGWVRNPGPFVVEVRTDRRANVAMHQRAWTAAARAAAEVVNR, via the coding sequence GTGAGTGTCGCCCGGGAGAACACCGCCGCGGCCCGGGCACTTATCGGCGGCCTGGCTGCCTCGGGAGTGCGTCACGCTGTCGTGACGCCGGGCAGCCGGTCCACCCCGCTCGTGTTTGCCCTCGCTGACCAGTGCGTGATTACCCCATACCTGGTGATTGACGAGCGTTCTGCCGGATTCTTTGCGCTTGGCTTAGCCCGGAAATCGGGGCGGCCGGTTGCCATCGCCTGCACCTCAGGCACAGCCGTCGCCAATCTCTTCCCGGCTGTCGCCGAGGCCAACCTCTCGCGTGTTCCGATCATCGCGCTCACCGCAGACCGGCCGCCGCGGCTCCGCGAGGTCGGCGCCGCCCAGACGATCGACCAGGTTCACCTGTTCGGCCGCCATGTGCGCTGGTCCGTCGATCTTCCGGTGCCCGGGCCGGGAGCCGCGGCAGCCTTCCAGGCGGCAGGCACCCGCGCCGTGCAGGCGTCGGTTGCCGGGCTGCCCGGGCCGGTCCAGGTGAACGTCCCGTTCGACGAGCCGCTGGTCGAACCGCCGGCGGACCACCCGGCGCCGTATGAGCCGACCCCAGGCGACCTCCCCGCTCCGCAACTCGGCGTTCCCGAGCGGCTGGTCGAATACGTCGCTGAGCGAGTCCGCGCGGCGCGCCGGCCGCTCATCATCGCCGGCCCGGAAACCGGCGGACTGCCCGCCGAGCCTCTCCTCCGCCTCGCCGAGACACTCGGCGCTCCGATCCTCGCCGACCCCCTCAGCGGCCTGCGGGCGGGGGTGCCGGACGGGGCACCGGTGCTCGACGCCTTCGACGCATGGCTCCGCTCGGTACCGTCCCCAACACCTGATTTCGTGCTTCGGTTTGGCGCGGCGCCGACCTCGAAGGCGCTCAATCAGCTGCTGGGCGGCTGGTCCGACGCCGTGCACGTTCTGGTGGACCTTCCCGGGGGCTACCGCGAGCCGAACGGAACTGGGTCCATCGTGCTGACGGCGTCGCCGGCGGCCGCGGCGGAGGCGCTTGCTGCGGTACCGGCGCAGGCAGAGGCCGGGTGGCGGGAACGATGGCTGGAGGCTGACCGCGCGGCGCGGGCCGCACTCGATGCCGCCAGCCGCGAGCCGTGCGAGCTCTTCGAGGGCCGAGTATTCACCGAACTCCGTGACCTTCTCCCGCCAGGCGCGACGCTGGTTGCAGGCAACAGCATGCCCGTGCGCGACCTGGATAACTTCTTCGGACTCCGGCGGGAGCCACTCGACATCGCCGCGAACCGCGGGGCGAACGGCATCGACGGCGTCATATCGAGTGCGGCTGGCGCCGCGGCCGCTGCTGTGCCCACCGCGGTCGTGGTCGGTGATGTCTCGTTCCTGCATGACCTGAACGCACTCTGGGCGGCCCGGGAACACCGTCTTCCGCTGCTCATCATCGTCGTCAACAACGATGGCGGCGGCATTTTCCACTACCTCCCCCAGGCGGCACACACTGACGCCTTCGAACGCTGGTTTGCAACTCCGCCCGGCATCGAGCCTGGCAGGGCAGCGGCACTGTTCGACCTGCCGTTCTGTCGCGCCGAATCGTGGCCGGCGTTCCGCGAAGCCGTCGAGGGCTGGGTTCGGAACCCGGGTCCCTTCGTCGTCGAAGTGCGAACCGACCGCCGCGCCAACGTCGCGATGCACCAGCGGGCCTGGACTGCTGCCGCCCGTGCTGCTGCGGAGGTCGTGAACCGGTGA
- a CDS encoding isochorismate synthase → MEWYRTRGERWLREHATVTWERPSRGLQVFGLGTATRRVGARGEGLREARAAIEELLVGLRESPAGALAPMAFLAASFDPGNPLRDPAWDAFGGWQILLPAITIVRRGHQWSGVACAGDFPAGLIDEAAPLEEQTWAHLGSAIAEAVAEIRAGRYQKVVLAGSRVIPVGHTAPADIIARLVAAFPTTCIFSIRVGGWTWLGASPEPLAEVQHGRLSVVSLAGSRRRGRDSAEDAALEAELLASEKERWEHRLVVEAIRQEVGELAGGLEIPGEPTVMKLANIQHLYTPIAASLAPGASLLDVVGRLHPTPAVGGWPRDAALDAIRRLERMDRGWYAGPVGWVDPSGNGEFVVGLRTALVGGGRARLYAGAGIVADSAPAAELEEIETKFDALRGVIHR, encoded by the coding sequence GTGGAATGGTACCGGACGCGGGGCGAGCGCTGGCTGCGCGAACACGCAACCGTCACATGGGAGCGTCCTTCGCGCGGCTTGCAGGTCTTCGGACTCGGAACTGCGACGCGCAGGGTTGGCGCCCGTGGCGAAGGGCTCCGCGAGGCGCGGGCCGCCATCGAAGAGCTCCTCGTCGGCCTCCGGGAGAGTCCCGCCGGGGCGCTTGCCCCCATGGCCTTCCTCGCCGCCAGCTTCGACCCCGGCAACCCCCTCCGCGACCCGGCCTGGGATGCCTTCGGTGGATGGCAGATCCTCCTTCCCGCGATCACCATCGTCCGCCGGGGCCACCAGTGGTCCGGCGTTGCCTGCGCGGGAGACTTTCCCGCCGGGCTCATCGATGAGGCAGCTCCGCTCGAGGAGCAGACCTGGGCGCATCTCGGTTCCGCTATTGCTGAGGCGGTCGCGGAGATCCGCGCCGGGCGTTACCAGAAGGTCGTCCTCGCGGGCTCTCGCGTCATCCCGGTCGGCCACACCGCCCCGGCCGACATCATCGCGCGGCTGGTCGCTGCCTTTCCCACGACCTGCATCTTCAGCATCCGGGTGGGCGGGTGGACCTGGCTTGGCGCGAGTCCGGAGCCGCTGGCTGAGGTGCAGCATGGGCGCCTCTCGGTCGTGTCGCTCGCCGGTTCCCGTCGCCGCGGCCGCGACTCGGCCGAGGACGCGGCGCTCGAAGCTGAACTCCTCGCGAGCGAAAAGGAGCGCTGGGAGCACCGGCTCGTCGTCGAGGCGATCCGCCAGGAGGTCGGCGAGCTAGCCGGGGGTCTCGAAATTCCCGGTGAGCCGACGGTCATGAAGCTCGCCAATATCCAGCACCTGTACACCCCGATCGCGGCCAGCCTTGCCCCCGGGGCATCGCTGCTCGACGTGGTCGGACGACTTCACCCTACGCCTGCCGTCGGCGGCTGGCCGCGCGATGCCGCGCTCGACGCCATCCGCCGGCTCGAGCGGATGGACCGGGGCTGGTATGCGGGGCCGGTCGGCTGGGTTGACCCATCGGGCAACGGCGAGTTCGTTGTCGGGCTCCGCACGGCGCTGGTCGGGGGCGGGCGCGCCCGCCTCTACGCGGGCGCCGGCATCGTGGCCGACTCGGCGCCCGCGGCAGAGCTTGAGGAGATTGAGACAAAATTCGACGCACTGCGAGGAGTCATCCACCGGTGA
- the pepN gene encoding aminopeptidase N encodes MSSTETQSTPPRDVLTRAEAEARAARVRTCAYTISLDLSSSAPSYRGDATLNFDLSGEGDLFLDFRGRTIERLEVNGRRIPSPTWNGYRLWLPADVLGASNTVHVVYENDYDHEGDGFHQFVDPEDGQEYLYTNFEPYESHRLFPQFDQPDIKGTYRLEVTAPADWELIHNTAPEAVEAAPDGRRRWRFLPTKPFSTYLFALVAGPYHVVRDRHGDIDLGLYCRKSLARYLDADEIFEVSKQGLDFYADFFGVPYAFGKYDQVFVPEFNSGAMENVGCVTHNEYMVFRDPPTMNQRRARAEVVLHEMAHMWFGDLVTMRWWDDLWLNESFATYMAYLCMERATKFDSGWLDFASSIKNWAYRQDQLVTTHPIAGDVEDTDQTFLNFDGITYGKGASVLKQLVAAVGLEGFREGMREYFRRHAYGNATLVDFLAAVEHGAGVSLAEWARLWLETPSLNTIAAHWTADGDRLSRLWLTQSAPPEYPYLRPHRLDVGLVREEEAGLHLTVLPASISGEEAELPGAAGLPRPNFVFPNYGDHGYCKVALDPESLRYILANIGRVEDTLLRLQLWASLWNMVRDRQLSSLDYLALVRSAAPAERHPELAETITANALAAISRYVPEPRIEAEAHSFFETAKSALESVPAGDLKKIWARALIGAAAVPDDVAYLTALADGTAAIPGVELDQEMRWSIAVKAVAYALPGATERVAAEAQRDPSDRGVRARLRAETSVPDPAVKAAAWEKFLGDGYGSLYLTGAAMSGFNWRHQRAILEPYVERFFEVLPGVFRDRDKEFAVDFFRNLAPAYRVEPDIVERARRVLETAGGNVLLSRTVREFIDDMERAIRCREFAASTTGR; translated from the coding sequence ATGTCCAGCACAGAAACGCAATCCACACCCCCGCGCGACGTCCTCACCCGGGCTGAGGCTGAAGCGCGGGCCGCCCGCGTCCGTACCTGTGCCTACACCATCAGCCTCGACCTCTCTTCCAGCGCACCATCCTATCGCGGCGACGCCACGCTCAACTTCGACCTCTCGGGCGAGGGCGACCTCTTCCTCGATTTCCGCGGCCGCACCATCGAACGGCTCGAGGTGAACGGACGGCGCATCCCGAGCCCAACGTGGAACGGTTACCGGCTCTGGCTGCCCGCAGATGTACTTGGTGCCTCCAATACGGTCCACGTCGTCTACGAAAACGACTACGACCACGAGGGCGACGGCTTCCACCAGTTCGTCGACCCGGAAGACGGCCAGGAGTATCTCTACACGAACTTCGAGCCGTACGAGAGCCACCGCCTCTTCCCCCAGTTCGACCAGCCCGACATCAAGGGCACCTACCGCCTTGAGGTGACAGCACCGGCCGACTGGGAACTCATCCACAACACCGCCCCAGAAGCGGTCGAGGCCGCGCCCGATGGCCGTCGCCGCTGGCGCTTCCTCCCCACGAAGCCGTTCTCGACCTACCTCTTCGCCCTCGTTGCCGGGCCGTACCACGTGGTTCGCGACCGTCACGGCGACATCGACCTCGGCCTTTACTGCCGGAAGTCGCTCGCCCGCTACCTGGATGCCGACGAGATTTTCGAAGTTTCGAAGCAGGGGCTCGATTTCTACGCCGACTTCTTCGGTGTGCCGTACGCGTTCGGCAAGTACGACCAGGTCTTCGTTCCGGAGTTCAACTCCGGGGCGATGGAAAATGTCGGCTGTGTCACCCACAACGAGTACATGGTCTTCCGCGACCCGCCCACGATGAACCAGCGGCGCGCCCGGGCGGAGGTGGTCCTCCACGAAATGGCGCACATGTGGTTCGGCGACCTGGTCACCATGCGCTGGTGGGATGACCTCTGGCTGAATGAAAGCTTCGCGACCTACATGGCGTACCTCTGCATGGAGCGGGCCACGAAGTTCGATAGCGGCTGGCTTGATTTCGCCTCCTCCATCAAGAACTGGGCCTACCGGCAGGACCAGCTCGTCACGACCCATCCCATCGCCGGCGATGTCGAGGACACTGACCAGACCTTCCTCAACTTCGACGGCATTACCTATGGCAAGGGTGCCTCGGTCCTGAAGCAGCTCGTCGCCGCGGTCGGGCTCGAAGGATTCCGCGAGGGGATGCGCGAATACTTCCGCCGCCACGCCTACGGCAACGCCACGCTGGTCGACTTCCTCGCCGCAGTGGAGCACGGGGCCGGCGTTTCGCTCGCGGAATGGGCCCGTCTCTGGCTCGAAACGCCGTCGCTCAACACGATTGCCGCCCACTGGACCGCCGACGGCGACCGGCTGAGCCGCCTCTGGCTTACCCAGTCGGCACCGCCGGAGTACCCCTACCTCCGCCCGCATCGGCTCGACGTTGGGCTGGTGCGCGAAGAGGAGGCCGGGCTCCACCTCACCGTGCTCCCCGCTTCGATTTCCGGGGAGGAGGCTGAGCTGCCCGGGGCGGCCGGGCTGCCGCGCCCGAACTTCGTCTTCCCGAACTACGGCGACCACGGCTACTGCAAGGTCGCCCTCGACCCGGAATCGCTTCGGTACATCCTGGCCAACATCGGCCGGGTCGAAGATACCCTGCTTCGTCTTCAGCTCTGGGCTTCGCTCTGGAACATGGTCCGCGACCGGCAGCTGTCCTCGCTCGACTACCTCGCTCTCGTACGGTCCGCTGCTCCCGCCGAACGGCACCCCGAACTCGCCGAGACCATCACCGCGAACGCGCTCGCCGCAATCTCCCGGTACGTGCCAGAACCCCGCATCGAGGCGGAGGCGCACAGCTTCTTCGAGACGGCGAAGTCGGCGCTCGAATCGGTGCCCGCCGGCGACCTGAAGAAGATCTGGGCGCGGGCGCTTATCGGGGCGGCGGCGGTTCCCGACGATGTCGCCTATCTCACCGCCCTGGCCGACGGCACCGCAGCGATTCCCGGCGTCGAGCTCGACCAGGAAATGCGCTGGTCAATCGCCGTTAAGGCTGTTGCATACGCGCTCCCCGGCGCCACCGAGCGTGTCGCAGCTGAAGCGCAGCGCGACCCTTCGGACCGCGGCGTGCGTGCGCGGCTCCGGGCCGAAACCTCCGTACCCGACCCCGCGGTGAAGGCGGCAGCCTGGGAAAAGTTTCTCGGCGACGGGTACGGCTCGCTCTACCTCACCGGCGCCGCGATGTCCGGTTTCAACTGGCGGCACCAGCGCGCCATCCTCGAACCGTACGTCGAGCGGTTCTTCGAGGTGCTGCCCGGCGTCTTCCGCGACCGGGACAAGGAGTTTGCCGTGGACTTCTTCCGAAACCTCGCTCCCGCTTACCGGGTCGAGCCGGACATCGTCGAGCGGGCCCGCCGCGTGCTCGAGACCGCCGGCGGGAACGTTCTCCTCTCCCGGACCGTCCGCGAGTTTATTGACGATATGGAGCGCGCAATCCGCTGCCGCGAGTTTGCCGCCAGTACTACCGGCAGGTAG
- a CDS encoding nuclear transport factor 2 family protein, translating into MSHIPAVNALITAINFDRFAEIEARHRPDAVFQSFRGPTLRDAVSIADWHREFLRDYQDCNYADLEYIEEGNTVAVRATIEAKGYDWRPFTQRVIEVFEFEAEEDEEVARRRLYATLRDITLDKSATAALNDALGYRGGSPSQTRQVVKAFYDALLAGDREAAAAQLSAKATVIDGVYGVATGPENVLGLLASVPMPAFGKLRVTNLLAGDHMAMVELAIDPARPRYADWVRLVDGKIQVIEGYAMLREIGINPYENYAHDRHLRRVIMPI; encoded by the coding sequence ATGTCCCACATCCCCGCCGTCAACGCCCTGATTACCGCTATCAACTTCGACCGGTTCGCTGAAATTGAGGCGAGGCACCGGCCGGATGCGGTCTTCCAGTCGTTCCGCGGGCCGACCCTGCGCGACGCGGTCTCCATTGCCGACTGGCACCGCGAGTTCCTGCGAGATTACCAGGACTGCAACTATGCGGACCTCGAATACATTGAAGAGGGGAACACGGTCGCCGTCCGCGCCACCATCGAGGCAAAGGGGTACGACTGGCGCCCGTTCACCCAGCGCGTAATCGAAGTGTTCGAGTTCGAGGCCGAGGAAGACGAGGAGGTCGCCCGGCGACGGCTGTACGCGACCCTCCGGGACATCACGCTCGATAAGTCCGCGACGGCGGCGCTGAATGACGCGCTCGGGTATCGCGGCGGGAGCCCTTCCCAGACCCGCCAGGTGGTCAAGGCGTTCTACGATGCCCTCCTCGCCGGCGACCGCGAGGCTGCGGCGGCCCAGCTCTCCGCGAAAGCCACGGTTATCGATGGGGTGTACGGGGTTGCGACGGGCCCGGAAAACGTTCTCGGGCTCCTCGCGTCGGTCCCGATGCCGGCGTTCGGGAAGCTCCGGGTCACGAACCTGCTGGCCGGCGACCACATGGCGATGGTCGAGCTGGCGATCGACCCGGCGCGGCCGCGGTACGCGGACTGGGTCCGGCTCGTCGATGGCAAGATCCAGGTCATCGAGGGGTACGCAATGCTCCGCGAAATCGGCATCAATCCC